One genomic window of Suricata suricatta isolate VVHF042 unplaced genomic scaffold, meerkat_22Aug2017_6uvM2_HiC HiC_scaffold_1951, whole genome shotgun sequence includes the following:
- the LOC115284765 gene encoding olfactory receptor 5-like: VTMPSLLVGLWTGPYHISFTACMTQLFFFIVLICTECTLLASMAYDRYVAICRPLHYPLLMRPQVCLGLALSSWLGGLLVSVAKTTCIASLSYCGPNVLNQFFCDVSPLLNLSCTHVALTELVDFISAIVIFCGTLLVALASYSAITVAVLRMPSAAARRKAFSTCASHLIVVGIFYSAALFIYCRPSRIKSMDLNKVLSVIYTVVTPMCNPVIYCLRNKEVHVVLRKALHWP; the protein is encoded by the coding sequence GTGACCATGCCCAGCCTGCTCGTGGGGCTGTGGACTGGACCTTACCATATCTCCTTCACAGCCTGCATGACACAGCTTTTCTTCTTCATAGTCCTCATCTGCACGGAGTGCACCCTCCTGGCCTCCATGGCCTATGACCGTTACGTGGCCATCTGCCGCCCACTCCACTACCCACTGCTCATGCGGCCCCAGGTCTGCCTGGGCTTAGCCTTGTCCTCATGGCTTGGGGGGCTGCTGGTCTCAGTGGCCAAGACAACATGCATCGCCAGCCTGTCCTACTGTGGCCCCAATGTCCTCAACCAATTTTTCTGTGACGTCTCCCCTCTGCTCAACCTGTCCTGCACGCATGTGGCTCTGACGGAGCTGGTGGACTTCATCTCTGCAATTGTCATCTTCTGTGGAACACTGTTGGTAGCATTGGCCTCCTACTCAGCCATCACGGTGGCTGTGCTCCGCATGCCATCAGCTGCTGCCAGGCGCAAGGCCTTTTCCACCTGTGCATCCCACCTGATTGTGGTGGGCATCTTCTACTCAGCAGCCCTCTTCATTTATTGCCGGCCCAGCCGTATCAAGTCCATGGACCTCAACAAGGTGCTGTCTGTCATCTACACTGTGGTCACGCCCATGTGCAACC